One Hermetia illucens chromosome 4, iHerIll2.2.curated.20191125, whole genome shotgun sequence DNA segment encodes these proteins:
- the LOC119654916 gene encoding insulin-like growth factor 2 mRNA-binding protein 1 isoform X3 produces the protein MSSELDQFAELELSKEDREQIFDPPSDRPQEGAASTSSPSSKIVISGIPLHAHFDDIEPLLKPYGKVEQCDAVTSKDPNTQTVQITFENPDQAQRAASGLNGVEFEGSKLHVEQVEKQRRSNRARSQYAGMPGPGRQADFPLRLLVQSEMVGAIIGRQGSTIRTITQQSRARVDVHRKDNVGSLEKAITIYGNPENCTNACKRILEVMQQEANNTNKGEICLKILAHNNLIGRIIGKSGNTIKRIMQETDTKITVSSINDINSFNLERIITVKGSIENMSKAESQISAKLRQSYENDLQAMAPQSLMFPGLHPMAMMSTPGNAIIPPAFPNDIQETTYLYIPNNAVGAIIGTKGSHIRNIMRFSGASVKIAPLEADKPVEQQMERKVTIVGTPEGQWKAQYMIFEKMREEGFICGTDDVRLTVEIMVASSQVGRIIGKGGQNVRELQRVTGSIIKLPEHGSAPPGDEETTVHIIGPFFSVQSAQRRIRAMMMSTNPPPVTKKQKAAKEQTSSSSGPTQTQQAQQQQQSTSTSQ, from the exons CCCATCGTCAAAAATAGTGATAAGCGGTATACCGCTGCATGCACATTTCGATGACATCGAACCTCTTCTAAAGCCATACGGCAAGGTGGAACAGTGTGACGCTGTTACAAGTAAGGACCCAAACACTCAGACTGTACAAATAACTTTCGAAAATCCCGACCAGGCGCAAAG AGCTGCTAGTGGATTGAACGGTGTAGAATTTGAAGGAAGTAAATTGCACGTAGAGCAAGTGGAAAAACAGCGTCGTAGTAATCGGGCTAGAAGTCAATACGCCGGTATGCCAGGACCAGGACGACAGGCTGACTTTCCCCTACGTCTCCTCGTGCAGAGTGAAATGGTAGGAGCAATTATAGGTCGACAGGGTAGCACTATCCGCACAATCACTCAACAGAGCAGAGCGCGCGTCGATGTCCATCGTAAGGACAATGTAGGTTCGCTGGAAAAAGCAATCACAATTTATGGAAATCCAGAAAATTGCAcaaatgcctgcaagagaatttTAGAAGTGATGCAACAAGAAGCTAATAATACAAATAAGGG tgaaatatgtttaaaaattctcgctcacaacAATTTGATAGGCCGAATCATAGGCAAAAGTGGTAACACCATAAAACGGATAATGCAAGAAACGGACACGAAAATCACAGTGAGTTCGATAAATGACATCAACAGCTTTAACTTGGAGCGAATTATCACGGTAAAAGGATCCATTGAGAATATGTCTAAAGCTGAGAGTCAGATAAGCGCGAAGCTGCGTCAGAGTTACGAGAATGATCTGCAAGCGATGGCACCGCAGAGTCTCATGTTCCCGGGACTGCATCCTATGGCTATGATGTCTACTCCTGGAAACG CTATTATACCGCCCGCCTTCCCCAATGACATACAAGAGACGACTTATCTTTACATACCGAATAACGCGGTTGGTGCTATAATCGGAACCAAAGGATCGCACATACGTAACATAATGAGATTCTCAGGGGCGTCGGTGAAGATTGCGCCCCTAGAGGCTGACAAACCCGTCGAGCAACAGATGGAACGCAAGGTAACGATCGTGGGCACACCCGAAGGCCAGTGGAAGGCGCAGTACATGATCTTCGAGAAGATGCGGGAGGAAGGTTTTATCTGCGGGACAGATGATGTTCGACTAACAGTTGAAATAATGGTCGCAAGTTCACAG GTTGGACGAATTATTGGTAAAGGAGGACAGAATGTTCGGGAATTGCAACGAGTTACAGGAAGTATTATAAAGCTGCCTGAACATGGGTCGGCGCCACCAGGTGATGAAGAGACCACAGTTCATATTATAGGGCCATTTTTCAGTGTTCAG tCTGCACAACGCCGTATCCGAGCGATGATGATGTCAACAAATCCACCTCCAGTCACCAAAAAACAGAAAGCTGCCAAAGAACAAACATCATCTAGTTCTGGACCAACGCAGACTCAGCAAgctcaacagcagcagcaatcgACGAGTACGAGTCAATAA
- the LOC119654916 gene encoding insulin-like growth factor 2 mRNA-binding protein 3 isoform X2, protein MPTNSDDGCRSSNSSLSEKSSKVQNNSPSSKIVISGIPLHAHFDDIEPLLKPYGKVEQCDAVTSKDPNTQTVQITFENPDQAQRAASGLNGVEFEGSKLHVEQVEKQRRSNRARSQYAGMPGPGRQADFPLRLLVQSEMVGAIIGRQGSTIRTITQQSRARVDVHRKDNVGSLEKAITIYGNPENCTNACKRILEVMQQEANNTNKGEICLKILAHNNLIGRIIGKSGNTIKRIMQETDTKITVSSINDINSFNLERIITVKGSIENMSKAESQISAKLRQSYENDLQAMAPQSLMFPGLHPMAMMSTPGNGMVFSPGMSYACSGYPMAKSPAIIPPAFPNDIQETTYLYIPNNAVGAIIGTKGSHIRNIMRFSGASVKIAPLEADKPVEQQMERKVTIVGTPEGQWKAQYMIFEKMREEGFICGTDDVRLTVEIMVASSQVGRIIGKGGQNVRELQRVTGSIIKLPEHGSAPPGDEETTVHIIGPFFSVQSAQRRIRAMMMSTNPPPVTKKQKAAKEQTSSSSGPTQTQQAQQQQQSTSTSQ, encoded by the exons CCCATCGTCAAAAATAGTGATAAGCGGTATACCGCTGCATGCACATTTCGATGACATCGAACCTCTTCTAAAGCCATACGGCAAGGTGGAACAGTGTGACGCTGTTACAAGTAAGGACCCAAACACTCAGACTGTACAAATAACTTTCGAAAATCCCGACCAGGCGCAAAG AGCTGCTAGTGGATTGAACGGTGTAGAATTTGAAGGAAGTAAATTGCACGTAGAGCAAGTGGAAAAACAGCGTCGTAGTAATCGGGCTAGAAGTCAATACGCCGGTATGCCAGGACCAGGACGACAGGCTGACTTTCCCCTACGTCTCCTCGTGCAGAGTGAAATGGTAGGAGCAATTATAGGTCGACAGGGTAGCACTATCCGCACAATCACTCAACAGAGCAGAGCGCGCGTCGATGTCCATCGTAAGGACAATGTAGGTTCGCTGGAAAAAGCAATCACAATTTATGGAAATCCAGAAAATTGCAcaaatgcctgcaagagaatttTAGAAGTGATGCAACAAGAAGCTAATAATACAAATAAGGG tgaaatatgtttaaaaattctcgctcacaacAATTTGATAGGCCGAATCATAGGCAAAAGTGGTAACACCATAAAACGGATAATGCAAGAAACGGACACGAAAATCACAGTGAGTTCGATAAATGACATCAACAGCTTTAACTTGGAGCGAATTATCACGGTAAAAGGATCCATTGAGAATATGTCTAAAGCTGAGAGTCAGATAAGCGCGAAGCTGCGTCAGAGTTACGAGAATGATCTGCAAGCGATGGCACCGCAGAGTCTCATGTTCCCGGGACTGCATCCTATGGCTATGATGTCTACTCCTGGAAACGGTATGGTATTCTCTCCTGGAATGTCTTATGCTTGTTCGGGTTATCCTATGGCTAAATCCCCAGCTATTATACCGCCCGCCTTCCCCAATGACATACAAGAGACGACTTATCTTTACATACCGAATAACGCGGTTGGTGCTATAATCGGAACCAAAGGATCGCACATACGTAACATAATGAGATTCTCAGGGGCGTCGGTGAAGATTGCGCCCCTAGAGGCTGACAAACCCGTCGAGCAACAGATGGAACGCAAGGTAACGATCGTGGGCACACCCGAAGGCCAGTGGAAGGCGCAGTACATGATCTTCGAGAAGATGCGGGAGGAAGGTTTTATCTGCGGGACAGATGATGTTCGACTAACAGTTGAAATAATGGTCGCAAGTTCACAG GTTGGACGAATTATTGGTAAAGGAGGACAGAATGTTCGGGAATTGCAACGAGTTACAGGAAGTATTATAAAGCTGCCTGAACATGGGTCGGCGCCACCAGGTGATGAAGAGACCACAGTTCATATTATAGGGCCATTTTTCAGTGTTCAG tCTGCACAACGCCGTATCCGAGCGATGATGATGTCAACAAATCCACCTCCAGTCACCAAAAAACAGAAAGCTGCCAAAGAACAAACATCATCTAGTTCTGGACCAACGCAGACTCAGCAAgctcaacagcagcagcaatcgACGAGTACGAGTCAATAA
- the LOC119654916 gene encoding insulin-like growth factor 2 mRNA-binding protein 3 isoform X1 — translation MSSELDQFAELELSKEDREQIFDPPSDRPQEGAASTSSPSSKIVISGIPLHAHFDDIEPLLKPYGKVEQCDAVTSKDPNTQTVQITFENPDQAQRAASGLNGVEFEGSKLHVEQVEKQRRSNRARSQYAGMPGPGRQADFPLRLLVQSEMVGAIIGRQGSTIRTITQQSRARVDVHRKDNVGSLEKAITIYGNPENCTNACKRILEVMQQEANNTNKGEICLKILAHNNLIGRIIGKSGNTIKRIMQETDTKITVSSINDINSFNLERIITVKGSIENMSKAESQISAKLRQSYENDLQAMAPQSLMFPGLHPMAMMSTPGNGMVFSPGMSYACSGYPMAKSPAIIPPAFPNDIQETTYLYIPNNAVGAIIGTKGSHIRNIMRFSGASVKIAPLEADKPVEQQMERKVTIVGTPEGQWKAQYMIFEKMREEGFICGTDDVRLTVEIMVASSQVGRIIGKGGQNVRELQRVTGSIIKLPEHGSAPPGDEETTVHIIGPFFSVQSAQRRIRAMMMSTNPPPVTKKQKAAKEQTSSSSGPTQTQQAQQQQQSTSTSQ, via the exons CCCATCGTCAAAAATAGTGATAAGCGGTATACCGCTGCATGCACATTTCGATGACATCGAACCTCTTCTAAAGCCATACGGCAAGGTGGAACAGTGTGACGCTGTTACAAGTAAGGACCCAAACACTCAGACTGTACAAATAACTTTCGAAAATCCCGACCAGGCGCAAAG AGCTGCTAGTGGATTGAACGGTGTAGAATTTGAAGGAAGTAAATTGCACGTAGAGCAAGTGGAAAAACAGCGTCGTAGTAATCGGGCTAGAAGTCAATACGCCGGTATGCCAGGACCAGGACGACAGGCTGACTTTCCCCTACGTCTCCTCGTGCAGAGTGAAATGGTAGGAGCAATTATAGGTCGACAGGGTAGCACTATCCGCACAATCACTCAACAGAGCAGAGCGCGCGTCGATGTCCATCGTAAGGACAATGTAGGTTCGCTGGAAAAAGCAATCACAATTTATGGAAATCCAGAAAATTGCAcaaatgcctgcaagagaatttTAGAAGTGATGCAACAAGAAGCTAATAATACAAATAAGGG tgaaatatgtttaaaaattctcgctcacaacAATTTGATAGGCCGAATCATAGGCAAAAGTGGTAACACCATAAAACGGATAATGCAAGAAACGGACACGAAAATCACAGTGAGTTCGATAAATGACATCAACAGCTTTAACTTGGAGCGAATTATCACGGTAAAAGGATCCATTGAGAATATGTCTAAAGCTGAGAGTCAGATAAGCGCGAAGCTGCGTCAGAGTTACGAGAATGATCTGCAAGCGATGGCACCGCAGAGTCTCATGTTCCCGGGACTGCATCCTATGGCTATGATGTCTACTCCTGGAAACGGTATGGTATTCTCTCCTGGAATGTCTTATGCTTGTTCGGGTTATCCTATGGCTAAATCCCCAGCTATTATACCGCCCGCCTTCCCCAATGACATACAAGAGACGACTTATCTTTACATACCGAATAACGCGGTTGGTGCTATAATCGGAACCAAAGGATCGCACATACGTAACATAATGAGATTCTCAGGGGCGTCGGTGAAGATTGCGCCCCTAGAGGCTGACAAACCCGTCGAGCAACAGATGGAACGCAAGGTAACGATCGTGGGCACACCCGAAGGCCAGTGGAAGGCGCAGTACATGATCTTCGAGAAGATGCGGGAGGAAGGTTTTATCTGCGGGACAGATGATGTTCGACTAACAGTTGAAATAATGGTCGCAAGTTCACAG GTTGGACGAATTATTGGTAAAGGAGGACAGAATGTTCGGGAATTGCAACGAGTTACAGGAAGTATTATAAAGCTGCCTGAACATGGGTCGGCGCCACCAGGTGATGAAGAGACCACAGTTCATATTATAGGGCCATTTTTCAGTGTTCAG tCTGCACAACGCCGTATCCGAGCGATGATGATGTCAACAAATCCACCTCCAGTCACCAAAAAACAGAAAGCTGCCAAAGAACAAACATCATCTAGTTCTGGACCAACGCAGACTCAGCAAgctcaacagcagcagcaatcgACGAGTACGAGTCAATAA
- the LOC119654916 gene encoding insulin-like growth factor 2 mRNA-binding protein 1 isoform X5: MSSELDQFAELELSKEDREQIFDPPSDRPQEGAASTSRAASGLNGVEFEGSKLHVEQVEKQRRSNRARSQYAGMPGPGRQADFPLRLLVQSEMVGAIIGRQGSTIRTITQQSRARVDVHRKDNVGSLEKAITIYGNPENCTNACKRILEVMQQEANNTNKGEICLKILAHNNLIGRIIGKSGNTIKRIMQETDTKITVSSINDINSFNLERIITVKGSIENMSKAESQISAKLRQSYENDLQAMAPQSLMFPGLHPMAMMSTPGNGMVFSPGMSYACSGYPMAKSPAIIPPAFPNDIQETTYLYIPNNAVGAIIGTKGSHIRNIMRFSGASVKIAPLEADKPVEQQMERKVTIVGTPEGQWKAQYMIFEKMREEGFICGTDDVRLTVEIMVASSQVGRIIGKGGQNVRELQRVTGSIIKLPEHGSAPPGDEETTVHIIGPFFSVQSAQRRIRAMMMSTNPPPVTKKQKAAKEQTSSSSGPTQTQQAQQQQQSTSTSQ, encoded by the exons AGCTGCTAGTGGATTGAACGGTGTAGAATTTGAAGGAAGTAAATTGCACGTAGAGCAAGTGGAAAAACAGCGTCGTAGTAATCGGGCTAGAAGTCAATACGCCGGTATGCCAGGACCAGGACGACAGGCTGACTTTCCCCTACGTCTCCTCGTGCAGAGTGAAATGGTAGGAGCAATTATAGGTCGACAGGGTAGCACTATCCGCACAATCACTCAACAGAGCAGAGCGCGCGTCGATGTCCATCGTAAGGACAATGTAGGTTCGCTGGAAAAAGCAATCACAATTTATGGAAATCCAGAAAATTGCAcaaatgcctgcaagagaatttTAGAAGTGATGCAACAAGAAGCTAATAATACAAATAAGGG tgaaatatgtttaaaaattctcgctcacaacAATTTGATAGGCCGAATCATAGGCAAAAGTGGTAACACCATAAAACGGATAATGCAAGAAACGGACACGAAAATCACAGTGAGTTCGATAAATGACATCAACAGCTTTAACTTGGAGCGAATTATCACGGTAAAAGGATCCATTGAGAATATGTCTAAAGCTGAGAGTCAGATAAGCGCGAAGCTGCGTCAGAGTTACGAGAATGATCTGCAAGCGATGGCACCGCAGAGTCTCATGTTCCCGGGACTGCATCCTATGGCTATGATGTCTACTCCTGGAAACGGTATGGTATTCTCTCCTGGAATGTCTTATGCTTGTTCGGGTTATCCTATGGCTAAATCCCCAGCTATTATACCGCCCGCCTTCCCCAATGACATACAAGAGACGACTTATCTTTACATACCGAATAACGCGGTTGGTGCTATAATCGGAACCAAAGGATCGCACATACGTAACATAATGAGATTCTCAGGGGCGTCGGTGAAGATTGCGCCCCTAGAGGCTGACAAACCCGTCGAGCAACAGATGGAACGCAAGGTAACGATCGTGGGCACACCCGAAGGCCAGTGGAAGGCGCAGTACATGATCTTCGAGAAGATGCGGGAGGAAGGTTTTATCTGCGGGACAGATGATGTTCGACTAACAGTTGAAATAATGGTCGCAAGTTCACAG GTTGGACGAATTATTGGTAAAGGAGGACAGAATGTTCGGGAATTGCAACGAGTTACAGGAAGTATTATAAAGCTGCCTGAACATGGGTCGGCGCCACCAGGTGATGAAGAGACCACAGTTCATATTATAGGGCCATTTTTCAGTGTTCAG tCTGCACAACGCCGTATCCGAGCGATGATGATGTCAACAAATCCACCTCCAGTCACCAAAAAACAGAAAGCTGCCAAAGAACAAACATCATCTAGTTCTGGACCAACGCAGACTCAGCAAgctcaacagcagcagcaatcgACGAGTACGAGTCAATAA
- the LOC119654916 gene encoding insulin-like growth factor 2 mRNA-binding protein 1 isoform X6 yields MPTNSDDGCRSSNSSLSEKSSKVQNNRAASGLNGVEFEGSKLHVEQVEKQRRSNRARSQYAGMPGPGRQADFPLRLLVQSEMVGAIIGRQGSTIRTITQQSRARVDVHRKDNVGSLEKAITIYGNPENCTNACKRILEVMQQEANNTNKGEICLKILAHNNLIGRIIGKSGNTIKRIMQETDTKITVSSINDINSFNLERIITVKGSIENMSKAESQISAKLRQSYENDLQAMAPQSLMFPGLHPMAMMSTPGNGMVFSPGMSYACSGYPMAKSPAIIPPAFPNDIQETTYLYIPNNAVGAIIGTKGSHIRNIMRFSGASVKIAPLEADKPVEQQMERKVTIVGTPEGQWKAQYMIFEKMREEGFICGTDDVRLTVEIMVASSQVGRIIGKGGQNVRELQRVTGSIIKLPEHGSAPPGDEETTVHIIGPFFSVQSAQRRIRAMMMSTNPPPVTKKQKAAKEQTSSSSGPTQTQQAQQQQQSTSTSQ; encoded by the exons AGCTGCTAGTGGATTGAACGGTGTAGAATTTGAAGGAAGTAAATTGCACGTAGAGCAAGTGGAAAAACAGCGTCGTAGTAATCGGGCTAGAAGTCAATACGCCGGTATGCCAGGACCAGGACGACAGGCTGACTTTCCCCTACGTCTCCTCGTGCAGAGTGAAATGGTAGGAGCAATTATAGGTCGACAGGGTAGCACTATCCGCACAATCACTCAACAGAGCAGAGCGCGCGTCGATGTCCATCGTAAGGACAATGTAGGTTCGCTGGAAAAAGCAATCACAATTTATGGAAATCCAGAAAATTGCAcaaatgcctgcaagagaatttTAGAAGTGATGCAACAAGAAGCTAATAATACAAATAAGGG tgaaatatgtttaaaaattctcgctcacaacAATTTGATAGGCCGAATCATAGGCAAAAGTGGTAACACCATAAAACGGATAATGCAAGAAACGGACACGAAAATCACAGTGAGTTCGATAAATGACATCAACAGCTTTAACTTGGAGCGAATTATCACGGTAAAAGGATCCATTGAGAATATGTCTAAAGCTGAGAGTCAGATAAGCGCGAAGCTGCGTCAGAGTTACGAGAATGATCTGCAAGCGATGGCACCGCAGAGTCTCATGTTCCCGGGACTGCATCCTATGGCTATGATGTCTACTCCTGGAAACGGTATGGTATTCTCTCCTGGAATGTCTTATGCTTGTTCGGGTTATCCTATGGCTAAATCCCCAGCTATTATACCGCCCGCCTTCCCCAATGACATACAAGAGACGACTTATCTTTACATACCGAATAACGCGGTTGGTGCTATAATCGGAACCAAAGGATCGCACATACGTAACATAATGAGATTCTCAGGGGCGTCGGTGAAGATTGCGCCCCTAGAGGCTGACAAACCCGTCGAGCAACAGATGGAACGCAAGGTAACGATCGTGGGCACACCCGAAGGCCAGTGGAAGGCGCAGTACATGATCTTCGAGAAGATGCGGGAGGAAGGTTTTATCTGCGGGACAGATGATGTTCGACTAACAGTTGAAATAATGGTCGCAAGTTCACAG GTTGGACGAATTATTGGTAAAGGAGGACAGAATGTTCGGGAATTGCAACGAGTTACAGGAAGTATTATAAAGCTGCCTGAACATGGGTCGGCGCCACCAGGTGATGAAGAGACCACAGTTCATATTATAGGGCCATTTTTCAGTGTTCAG tCTGCACAACGCCGTATCCGAGCGATGATGATGTCAACAAATCCACCTCCAGTCACCAAAAAACAGAAAGCTGCCAAAGAACAAACATCATCTAGTTCTGGACCAACGCAGACTCAGCAAgctcaacagcagcagcaatcgACGAGTACGAGTCAATAA
- the LOC119654916 gene encoding insulin-like growth factor 2 mRNA-binding protein 3 isoform X4, which translates to MARFYRPSSKIVISGIPLHAHFDDIEPLLKPYGKVEQCDAVTSKDPNTQTVQITFENPDQAQRAASGLNGVEFEGSKLHVEQVEKQRRSNRARSQYAGMPGPGRQADFPLRLLVQSEMVGAIIGRQGSTIRTITQQSRARVDVHRKDNVGSLEKAITIYGNPENCTNACKRILEVMQQEANNTNKGEICLKILAHNNLIGRIIGKSGNTIKRIMQETDTKITVSSINDINSFNLERIITVKGSIENMSKAESQISAKLRQSYENDLQAMAPQSLMFPGLHPMAMMSTPGNGMVFSPGMSYACSGYPMAKSPAIIPPAFPNDIQETTYLYIPNNAVGAIIGTKGSHIRNIMRFSGASVKIAPLEADKPVEQQMERKVTIVGTPEGQWKAQYMIFEKMREEGFICGTDDVRLTVEIMVASSQVGRIIGKGGQNVRELQRVTGSIIKLPEHGSAPPGDEETTVHIIGPFFSVQSAQRRIRAMMMSTNPPPVTKKQKAAKEQTSSSSGPTQTQQAQQQQQSTSTSQ; encoded by the exons CCCATCGTCAAAAATAGTGATAAGCGGTATACCGCTGCATGCACATTTCGATGACATCGAACCTCTTCTAAAGCCATACGGCAAGGTGGAACAGTGTGACGCTGTTACAAGTAAGGACCCAAACACTCAGACTGTACAAATAACTTTCGAAAATCCCGACCAGGCGCAAAG AGCTGCTAGTGGATTGAACGGTGTAGAATTTGAAGGAAGTAAATTGCACGTAGAGCAAGTGGAAAAACAGCGTCGTAGTAATCGGGCTAGAAGTCAATACGCCGGTATGCCAGGACCAGGACGACAGGCTGACTTTCCCCTACGTCTCCTCGTGCAGAGTGAAATGGTAGGAGCAATTATAGGTCGACAGGGTAGCACTATCCGCACAATCACTCAACAGAGCAGAGCGCGCGTCGATGTCCATCGTAAGGACAATGTAGGTTCGCTGGAAAAAGCAATCACAATTTATGGAAATCCAGAAAATTGCAcaaatgcctgcaagagaatttTAGAAGTGATGCAACAAGAAGCTAATAATACAAATAAGGG tgaaatatgtttaaaaattctcgctcacaacAATTTGATAGGCCGAATCATAGGCAAAAGTGGTAACACCATAAAACGGATAATGCAAGAAACGGACACGAAAATCACAGTGAGTTCGATAAATGACATCAACAGCTTTAACTTGGAGCGAATTATCACGGTAAAAGGATCCATTGAGAATATGTCTAAAGCTGAGAGTCAGATAAGCGCGAAGCTGCGTCAGAGTTACGAGAATGATCTGCAAGCGATGGCACCGCAGAGTCTCATGTTCCCGGGACTGCATCCTATGGCTATGATGTCTACTCCTGGAAACGGTATGGTATTCTCTCCTGGAATGTCTTATGCTTGTTCGGGTTATCCTATGGCTAAATCCCCAGCTATTATACCGCCCGCCTTCCCCAATGACATACAAGAGACGACTTATCTTTACATACCGAATAACGCGGTTGGTGCTATAATCGGAACCAAAGGATCGCACATACGTAACATAATGAGATTCTCAGGGGCGTCGGTGAAGATTGCGCCCCTAGAGGCTGACAAACCCGTCGAGCAACAGATGGAACGCAAGGTAACGATCGTGGGCACACCCGAAGGCCAGTGGAAGGCGCAGTACATGATCTTCGAGAAGATGCGGGAGGAAGGTTTTATCTGCGGGACAGATGATGTTCGACTAACAGTTGAAATAATGGTCGCAAGTTCACAG GTTGGACGAATTATTGGTAAAGGAGGACAGAATGTTCGGGAATTGCAACGAGTTACAGGAAGTATTATAAAGCTGCCTGAACATGGGTCGGCGCCACCAGGTGATGAAGAGACCACAGTTCATATTATAGGGCCATTTTTCAGTGTTCAG tCTGCACAACGCCGTATCCGAGCGATGATGATGTCAACAAATCCACCTCCAGTCACCAAAAAACAGAAAGCTGCCAAAGAACAAACATCATCTAGTTCTGGACCAACGCAGACTCAGCAAgctcaacagcagcagcaatcgACGAGTACGAGTCAATAA
- the LOC119654916 gene encoding insulin-like growth factor 2 mRNA-binding protein 1 isoform X7, whose protein sequence is MARFYRAASGLNGVEFEGSKLHVEQVEKQRRSNRARSQYAGMPGPGRQADFPLRLLVQSEMVGAIIGRQGSTIRTITQQSRARVDVHRKDNVGSLEKAITIYGNPENCTNACKRILEVMQQEANNTNKGEICLKILAHNNLIGRIIGKSGNTIKRIMQETDTKITVSSINDINSFNLERIITVKGSIENMSKAESQISAKLRQSYENDLQAMAPQSLMFPGLHPMAMMSTPGNGMVFSPGMSYACSGYPMAKSPAIIPPAFPNDIQETTYLYIPNNAVGAIIGTKGSHIRNIMRFSGASVKIAPLEADKPVEQQMERKVTIVGTPEGQWKAQYMIFEKMREEGFICGTDDVRLTVEIMVASSQVGRIIGKGGQNVRELQRVTGSIIKLPEHGSAPPGDEETTVHIIGPFFSVQSAQRRIRAMMMSTNPPPVTKKQKAAKEQTSSSSGPTQTQQAQQQQQSTSTSQ, encoded by the exons AGCTGCTAGTGGATTGAACGGTGTAGAATTTGAAGGAAGTAAATTGCACGTAGAGCAAGTGGAAAAACAGCGTCGTAGTAATCGGGCTAGAAGTCAATACGCCGGTATGCCAGGACCAGGACGACAGGCTGACTTTCCCCTACGTCTCCTCGTGCAGAGTGAAATGGTAGGAGCAATTATAGGTCGACAGGGTAGCACTATCCGCACAATCACTCAACAGAGCAGAGCGCGCGTCGATGTCCATCGTAAGGACAATGTAGGTTCGCTGGAAAAAGCAATCACAATTTATGGAAATCCAGAAAATTGCAcaaatgcctgcaagagaatttTAGAAGTGATGCAACAAGAAGCTAATAATACAAATAAGGG tgaaatatgtttaaaaattctcgctcacaacAATTTGATAGGCCGAATCATAGGCAAAAGTGGTAACACCATAAAACGGATAATGCAAGAAACGGACACGAAAATCACAGTGAGTTCGATAAATGACATCAACAGCTTTAACTTGGAGCGAATTATCACGGTAAAAGGATCCATTGAGAATATGTCTAAAGCTGAGAGTCAGATAAGCGCGAAGCTGCGTCAGAGTTACGAGAATGATCTGCAAGCGATGGCACCGCAGAGTCTCATGTTCCCGGGACTGCATCCTATGGCTATGATGTCTACTCCTGGAAACGGTATGGTATTCTCTCCTGGAATGTCTTATGCTTGTTCGGGTTATCCTATGGCTAAATCCCCAGCTATTATACCGCCCGCCTTCCCCAATGACATACAAGAGACGACTTATCTTTACATACCGAATAACGCGGTTGGTGCTATAATCGGAACCAAAGGATCGCACATACGTAACATAATGAGATTCTCAGGGGCGTCGGTGAAGATTGCGCCCCTAGAGGCTGACAAACCCGTCGAGCAACAGATGGAACGCAAGGTAACGATCGTGGGCACACCCGAAGGCCAGTGGAAGGCGCAGTACATGATCTTCGAGAAGATGCGGGAGGAAGGTTTTATCTGCGGGACAGATGATGTTCGACTAACAGTTGAAATAATGGTCGCAAGTTCACAG GTTGGACGAATTATTGGTAAAGGAGGACAGAATGTTCGGGAATTGCAACGAGTTACAGGAAGTATTATAAAGCTGCCTGAACATGGGTCGGCGCCACCAGGTGATGAAGAGACCACAGTTCATATTATAGGGCCATTTTTCAGTGTTCAG tCTGCACAACGCCGTATCCGAGCGATGATGATGTCAACAAATCCACCTCCAGTCACCAAAAAACAGAAAGCTGCCAAAGAACAAACATCATCTAGTTCTGGACCAACGCAGACTCAGCAAgctcaacagcagcagcaatcgACGAGTACGAGTCAATAA